One window of the Micropterus dolomieu isolate WLL.071019.BEF.003 ecotype Adirondacks linkage group LG08, ASM2129224v1, whole genome shotgun sequence genome contains the following:
- the LOC123974557 gene encoding transcription factor-like 5 protein isoform X2: MCKTIHASPSPSFREHTCDSVGVIFSQGGCLTQDQGQMLGSELGLMEMSEVEYTHLQYLIQAHMEAQAAPPDGPDARSYPATVMGKDTTGSIEISPISSTQAIDLSTSTDEHGLVMPGEKTPASYGEVPSFVLARVRGEDSPTEPRTNSSTSLQMRSKSAARVCLEKRFNTMSADTPRQQDIQSAVLTNLLTILQQSAEAQEAVIHPQIQKWMKTERANPFEVSSPFVGGAFNPVTNMCEQVISHIPHMVEPNKHQGLIIPKSFSFKFHPEMVVTKAHYTSGSNSTEEQQLVNIANDVATSAAASRKHGSTCTFQPIKAHKVIPDSAGESGSSTRKRPQPHVLLSQRRERHNSKERERRKRIRSCCDELNMLVPFCESGTDKVTTLQWTTAFLRYINKMYGDTFKEEFQKAFTNGKGLFLKSTASSDQDPIYQEMDETLSIPHAVEQ; this comes from the exons A TGTGTAAAACCATCCATGCATCACCTTCACCCTCATTCAGAGAACACACCTGTGACTCTGTTGGTGTGATATTTAGCCAAGGCGGATGTTTGACACAAGATCAGGGGCAGATGTTGGGAAGTGAACTTGGCCTGATGGAGATGTCAGAGGTTGAGTATACACACCTTCAGTACCTTATCCAGGCACACATGGAGGCACAAGCTGCGCCTCCAGATGGGCCAGATGCCAGATCTTACCCTGCTACAGTGATGGGTAAAGACACCACTGGATCAATAGAGATTTCTCCAATCTCATCCACTCAAGCAATTGACCTATCAACTTCAACTGATGAACACGGCCTGGTGATGCCAGGAGAAAAGACACCAGCTTCTTATGGAGAGGTCCCAAGTTTTGTGCTGGCAAGGGTCAGAGGTGAAGACAGTCCCACTGAACCACGTACCAACAGCAGCACATCCTTACAGATGAGATCCAAATCAGCTGCTAGAGTTTGCTTGGAGAAAAGGTTCAACACCATGTCTGCTGACACCCCAAGACAGCAAGATATTCAGTCTGCAGTTCTTACCAA tTTATTGACAATACTCCAGCAGTCTGCAGAGGCTCAAGAGGCAGTCATACATCCTCAAATTCAGAAGTGGATGAAAACTGAGAGAGCAAATCCTTTTGAGGTTTCCAGCCCATTTGTAGGGGGTGCATTTAACCCAGTCACCAACATGTGTGAACAA GTGATTAGCCATATTCCTCATATGGTTGAACCTAACAAGCATCAAGGTTTAATCATCCCCAAgagtttttcatttaaatttcacCCAGAGATGGTTGTTACAAAAGCTCACTATACAAGTGGCAGCAACTCAACAGAGGAGCAGCAGTTGGTGAACATAGCAA ATGATGTGGCAACATCTGCTGCTGCCTCCAGGAAGCACGGTAGCACCTGCACCTTTCAACCCATCAAGGCTCATAAGGTGATCCCAGACTCTGCTGGCGAATCAGGGAGCAGCACCAGGAAAAGACCTCAACCTCATGTGCTACTTAGTCAGCGCAGGGAGAGACACAACAGTAAGGAGAGGGAACGCAG AAAGAGGATTCGTTCGTGCTGTGATGAGCTGAACATGCTGGTGCCGTTCTGTGAGTCAGGTACAGACAAAGTCACCACCCTGCAGTGGACCACTGCCTTCCTCAGATACATCAATAAAATGTACGGCGACACCTTCAAAGAg GAGTTTCAGAAGGCATTCACCAACGGGAAAGGACTCTTTCTTAAATCCACCGCTTCTTCAGACCAGGACCCAATCTACCAGGAGATGGACGAGACACTGAGCATTCCTCACGCGGTAGAACAGTGA
- the LOC123974557 gene encoding transcription factor-like 5 protein isoform X1 codes for MSSFSSVCKTIHASPSPSFREHTCDSVGVIFSQGGCLTQDQGQMLGSELGLMEMSEVEYTHLQYLIQAHMEAQAAPPDGPDARSYPATVMGKDTTGSIEISPISSTQAIDLSTSTDEHGLVMPGEKTPASYGEVPSFVLARVRGEDSPTEPRTNSSTSLQMRSKSAARVCLEKRFNTMSADTPRQQDIQSAVLTNLLTILQQSAEAQEAVIHPQIQKWMKTERANPFEVSSPFVGGAFNPVTNMCEQVISHIPHMVEPNKHQGLIIPKSFSFKFHPEMVVTKAHYTSGSNSTEEQQLVNIANDVATSAAASRKHGSTCTFQPIKAHKVIPDSAGESGSSTRKRPQPHVLLSQRRERHNSKERERRKRIRSCCDELNMLVPFCESGTDKVTTLQWTTAFLRYINKMYGDTFKEEFQKAFTNGKGLFLKSTASSDQDPIYQEMDETLSIPHAVEQ; via the exons ATGTCATCCTTTTCCTCAGTGTGTAAAACCATCCATGCATCACCTTCACCCTCATTCAGAGAACACACCTGTGACTCTGTTGGTGTGATATTTAGCCAAGGCGGATGTTTGACACAAGATCAGGGGCAGATGTTGGGAAGTGAACTTGGCCTGATGGAGATGTCAGAGGTTGAGTATACACACCTTCAGTACCTTATCCAGGCACACATGGAGGCACAAGCTGCGCCTCCAGATGGGCCAGATGCCAGATCTTACCCTGCTACAGTGATGGGTAAAGACACCACTGGATCAATAGAGATTTCTCCAATCTCATCCACTCAAGCAATTGACCTATCAACTTCAACTGATGAACACGGCCTGGTGATGCCAGGAGAAAAGACACCAGCTTCTTATGGAGAGGTCCCAAGTTTTGTGCTGGCAAGGGTCAGAGGTGAAGACAGTCCCACTGAACCACGTACCAACAGCAGCACATCCTTACAGATGAGATCCAAATCAGCTGCTAGAGTTTGCTTGGAGAAAAGGTTCAACACCATGTCTGCTGACACCCCAAGACAGCAAGATATTCAGTCTGCAGTTCTTACCAA tTTATTGACAATACTCCAGCAGTCTGCAGAGGCTCAAGAGGCAGTCATACATCCTCAAATTCAGAAGTGGATGAAAACTGAGAGAGCAAATCCTTTTGAGGTTTCCAGCCCATTTGTAGGGGGTGCATTTAACCCAGTCACCAACATGTGTGAACAA GTGATTAGCCATATTCCTCATATGGTTGAACCTAACAAGCATCAAGGTTTAATCATCCCCAAgagtttttcatttaaatttcacCCAGAGATGGTTGTTACAAAAGCTCACTATACAAGTGGCAGCAACTCAACAGAGGAGCAGCAGTTGGTGAACATAGCAA ATGATGTGGCAACATCTGCTGCTGCCTCCAGGAAGCACGGTAGCACCTGCACCTTTCAACCCATCAAGGCTCATAAGGTGATCCCAGACTCTGCTGGCGAATCAGGGAGCAGCACCAGGAAAAGACCTCAACCTCATGTGCTACTTAGTCAGCGCAGGGAGAGACACAACAGTAAGGAGAGGGAACGCAG AAAGAGGATTCGTTCGTGCTGTGATGAGCTGAACATGCTGGTGCCGTTCTGTGAGTCAGGTACAGACAAAGTCACCACCCTGCAGTGGACCACTGCCTTCCTCAGATACATCAATAAAATGTACGGCGACACCTTCAAAGAg GAGTTTCAGAAGGCATTCACCAACGGGAAAGGACTCTTTCTTAAATCCACCGCTTCTTCAGACCAGGACCCAATCTACCAGGAGATGGACGAGACACTGAGCATTCCTCACGCGGTAGAACAGTGA